One window of Nymphaea colorata isolate Beijing-Zhang1983 chromosome 1, ASM883128v2, whole genome shotgun sequence genomic DNA carries:
- the LOC116267603 gene encoding uncharacterized protein LOC116267603, which yields MAKAGNGRMGCEEEDDDRPSLSLHTLEALKEFLAEQGEQQRKMTSHHHVSSFKGEDDDSLAEPSLLSEDWRLSQFWYEKETAETVAEELIRLSKEALSPIACIACPTLYAYLKKMDPSVRVQLLEYDKRFEQYGSDFTFYDYNQPEDLPVALKHAFSIIVADPPYLSKECLEKVAQTLNFLAEPVGSYALLLTGEVQRERAEELLNMYPCGFRPKHSSKLGNDFMLFTNYDPVDRLGGWLKTSYSQL from the exons ATGGCGAAGGCGGGAAACGGGAGAATGGGGTGCGAGGAGGAGGACGATGATCGGCCCTCATTGAGCCTCCACACACTCGAAGCACTCAAGGAGTTCCTAGCTGAACAAGGTGAGCAACAGAGGAAAATGACAAGTCATCATCATGTTTCCTCCTTTAAAGGAGAAGACGACGACAGTCTTGCTGAACCCTCCCTGCTATCCGAGGATTGGAGACTGAGCCAGTTCTGGTACGAGAAGGAAACCGCTGAGACCGTGGCCGAAGAACTCATCCGCTTGAGCAAGGAGGCTCTCTCGCCTATTGCTTGCATCGCCTGTCCCACCCTCTACGCGTACCTCAAG AAAATGGATCCAAGTGTCAGGGTCCAGCTGCTTGAGTATGACAAACGATTTGAACAGTATGGAAGTGACTTCACATTTTATGACTACAATCAGCCAGAAGATTTGCCAGTGGCACTAAAACATGCCTTCTCAATAATTGTTGCAGATCCTCCTTATCTC AGTAAAGAATGCTTGGAGAAAGTTGCACAGACACTGAATTTTCTGGCAGAACCAGTCGGCTCTTATGCTCTTTTGCTTACAG GTGAagtacagagagagagagcagaggaGCTGCTGAACATGTACCCATGCGGATTTAGGCCCAAGCACTCCAGCAAACTGGGAAATGACTTCATGTTGTTTACCAATTATGATCCTGTCGATAGGTTGGGTGGTTGGTTGAAAACCAGTTACAGCCAGCTTTGA
- the LOC116267610 gene encoding uncharacterized protein LOC116267610 isoform X2 — MGFIGETLDSIRSLQIRQVVSQAISLGMIVTSALIIWKGLMCVTGSESPVVVVLSGSMEPGFKRGDILFLRMSKDPIRAGEIVVFNIDGREIPIVHRVIKVHERSDTGEVDVLTKGDNNFGDDRLLYAHGQLWLQQHHIMGRAVGFLPYVGWVTIIMTEKPIIKYLLIGALGLLVITSKE; from the exons ATGGGTTTCATAGGAGAAACGTTGGACTCGATTCGGTCGCTGCAGATTCGGCAGGTGGTTTCTCAGGCAATCAGCCTCG GGATGATCGTTACATCTGCTCTAATAATATGGAAGGGGTTGATGTGCGTCACCGGGAGCGAATCGCCCGTTGTCGTGGTTCTTTCCGGAAGTATGGAACCTGGGTTCAAGAGG GGTGATATACTATTCCTGCGTATGAGCAAGGATCCTATTCGAGCTGGAGAGATTGTTGTCTTCAATATTGAC GGGAGAGAAATTCCAATTGTTCATCGGGTAATCAAG GTTCATGAGCGGAGTGACACTGGTGAAGTGGATGTACTAACAAAAG GGGATAATAATTTTGGAGATGATAGGCTTTTATATGCCCATGGCCAGCTCTGGCTTCAGCAGCATCACATTATGGGTAGAGCTGTTGG GTTTTTACCATATGTTGGCTGGGTTACAATCATTATGACTGAAAAGCCCATTATCAAG TACCTTCTCATTGGAGCCTTAGGACTGCTCGTCATAACGTCGAAGGAATAA
- the LOC116267610 gene encoding uncharacterized protein LOC116267610 isoform X1, with protein sequence MGFIGETLDSIRSLQIRQVVSQAISLGMIVTSALIIWKGLMCVTGSESPVVVVLSGSMEPGFKRGDILFLRMSKDPIRAGEIVVFNIDGREIPIVHRVIKVHERSDTGEVDVLTKGDNNFGDDRLLYAHGQLWLQQHHIMGRAVGFLPYVGWVTIIMTEKPIIKVVGGSASLRSKLFRCRKLKVIGR encoded by the exons ATGGGTTTCATAGGAGAAACGTTGGACTCGATTCGGTCGCTGCAGATTCGGCAGGTGGTTTCTCAGGCAATCAGCCTCG GGATGATCGTTACATCTGCTCTAATAATATGGAAGGGGTTGATGTGCGTCACCGGGAGCGAATCGCCCGTTGTCGTGGTTCTTTCCGGAAGTATGGAACCTGGGTTCAAGAGG GGTGATATACTATTCCTGCGTATGAGCAAGGATCCTATTCGAGCTGGAGAGATTGTTGTCTTCAATATTGAC GGGAGAGAAATTCCAATTGTTCATCGGGTAATCAAG GTTCATGAGCGGAGTGACACTGGTGAAGTGGATGTACTAACAAAAG GGGATAATAATTTTGGAGATGATAGGCTTTTATATGCCCATGGCCAGCTCTGGCTTCAGCAGCATCACATTATGGGTAGAGCTGTTGG GTTTTTACCATATGTTGGCTGGGTTACAATCATTATGACTGAAAAGCCCATTATCAAG GTAGTTGGTGGGTCAGCTTCTCTGAGGTCAAAGCTTTTTCGCTGCAGAAAATTGAAAGTAATAGGTCGGTGA
- the LOC116246298 gene encoding uncharacterized protein LOC116246298 codes for MGWIGEAMESIRSLRIRQVASQAISLGMIVTSALVIWKALICITGSESPVVVVLSESMEPGFQRGDILFLHMSKDPIRAGEIVVFNVDGRPIPIVHRVIKVHEQSDSGEVDVLTKGDNNKLDDRILYAPDQLWLHQHHIVGRAVGFLPYAGWVTIIMTEKPIFKYLLIGALGLLAISSN; via the exons ATGGGTTGGATAGGGGAAGCAATGGAGTCGATTCGATCGCTTCGGATTAGACAAGTTGCTTCTCAAGCTATCAGCCTCG GGATGATCGTTACTTCTGCTCTGGTGATATGGAAGGCGTTGATATGCATCACGGGGAGCGAATCGCCCGTTGTCGTGGTTCTTTCTGAAAGTATGGAACCTGGGTTCCAGAGG GGGGACATACTTTTCCTGCATATGAGCAAGGACCCTATTCGAGCTGGGGAGATTGTTGTCTTCAATGTTGAT GGGCGCCCCATTCCAATTGTCCATCGAGTAATCAAG GTTCATGAGCAGAGTGACAGTGGTGAAGTGGACGTACTGACAAAAG GTGATAATAATAAACTGGATGATAGGATTCTTTATGCACCTGACCAGCTCTGGCTTCACCAGCATCACATTGTGGGTAGAGCTGTTGG ATTTTTACCATATGCTGGATGGGTAACAATTATCATGACTGAGAAGCCCATTTTCAAG TACCTGCTTATTGGAGCCTTAGGATTGCTAGCCATTTCATCCAATTAA
- the LOC116264557 gene encoding transcription elongation factor SPT4 homolog 1-like — protein MGSAAQVPTSFGQELRACLRCRLVKTYDQFREMGCENCPFFNMDKDHERVVDCTTPNFSGIISCMDPTRSWAARWLRIGKFVPGCYTLAVSEQLPEEMQAVCEDNNVPYVPPKRI, from the exons ATGGGGAGCGCGGCGCAGGTTCCCACGAGCTTCGGCCAGGAGCTGAGGGCGTGCCTTCGTTGCAGACTCGTCAAGACCTACGACCAG TTTAGAGAAATGGGTTGCGAGAACTGCCCGTTCTTCAATATGGATAAAGACCACGAGAGAGTGGTCGATTGCACAACTCCAAATTTTAGTGG GATAATTTCATGCATGGATCCAACTAGAAGTTGGGCTGCTCGTTGGTTGAGAATTG GCAAATTCGTCCCGGGCTGTTACACCCTTGCAGTTTCAGAACAACTTCCGGAAGAAATGCAG GCTGTTTGTGAAGATAACAATGTTCCTTATGTGCCACCAAAACGCATATGA